GTCGTTGAAGTTTTCGGCAAGGCAGGCAAGCATTCTTCCGACCCCGATTCCATAGGATCCCATAATGACAGGGCGCCTTACCCCGTCCACATCCTGGAAATAACAGTTCATTGATTCGCTATACCGAGTTCCCAGCTGGAAAATATTTCCAACTTCAACGCCTTTTGAGGAAACCAGTGAGCCTTTGCAGGTTGGGCAGGTATAGCCGGAAGTTGCACTGGCAATGTCAGCGACCATTCCAGAGTAGTCCCGCTCAAAATTGGTATTCAGAAGATGGTAACCTTCTTCATTCGCACCGGCTACAAGGTTGTTGCTTTTAGCCACGGAATCATCAACAATTACCAGTACATCCTTATGGGCCCCGATGGGAGACCCAAAGCCGGGAACCATTCCCCCTGCCAGGATTTCCTCGACATGGGCAGGGCGGAGAGAATTGGCCTTTGCTGCATTCTGCAGTTTGTTTTCCTCTACATCCATGTCGCCACGGATAACCCCAACGATGAGCTTTTCCTGCTCTTCACCGTTTTCCGCATTGATGAAGGTTCCTACCATGAACACTGCTTTTGCCGTTTGTCTCTTTTCAATCTTGAGAAATGCACAGAGGTCTTCAATGGTTTTACAATCGGGGGTAAGGACCTTCTCGGTTGGCTTCATTTCTTCGGTATAGTATTCTTTGCTGAAGGTTGCAACTTGACGGTTTGCCGTATATCCACATTCCGGACAGGTGATAATCGTATCTTCCCCGATGGGGGAGAGGTACATGTACTCATGGGAAATTTTCCCACCCATCATGCCACTATCGGCACCAACGACGATAACAGGGAGTCCGCAACGACTGAAAATCCTGAAATAAGCCTTGTAATGGTCAGCATACACAGCATCGAGACCTTCTTGGTCGCGGTCGAAAGAATAGCTGTCTTTCATGGTAAATTCGCGTACCCGGATAAGGCCGGCGCGGGGACGGGGGTCGTCACGCCATTTTGTCTGGATTTGATAGACAAGCTGGGGAAGACGCTTGTAGCTGTCGATTTCGCCCCTTGCAACGTCGGTTACGCACTCTTCGTGGGTCATGGCAAGGACCATATCCCTTCCCCCCCGGTCCTGGAAGCGACTCATTTCCTTGTCGATGCTGTAAAACCTTCCGGTTTCTTTCCAGATATCGGCTGGGTTTACCAGTGGCATGAGAATTTCCTGACCGCCGATGGCGTTCATCTCTTCGCGGATAACCTTTTCGATTTTCCTGGTTGCATTGAACCCGAATGGAAGCAGAGAGAAAATACCGGCACCCATCTGACGGATAAATCCTGCACGCAGCAGATATTCATATCCCTTGCAGTCGGCACCGTTTGGGGCTTCCCTGAGGGTTCTGGAAAACAACGTGGACATTCTCATGATAATACGTCTCCTCTAATTACTGGAACATCGCCCATTGTAGCAAAACAACCTTCCCTTCTCAAGCTATAAACATCCTTACATCAGGAATGAACAACTTTAACAGGAAGGGGGATGCATGCTATACTCCGCCCATGGATATACATCAGTACGATGAACAAAGACGACAGGTAGCCGCCTTTATGACGCGATTATATAATCGACAGCTTACTACCGCTTCCGGTGGCAATATCAGTTTTCGCATCAACGATGATTTGTTTTGCATCACCCCTTCGGCACTTGATAAGGCTTCGTTGAACTATGAACAGATTGCCATAGTAACTCTGGAAGGAAAAAACCTGACAGAGAATCTCAAGCTGAGCATAGAGACAGAAATGCACAGGCTCATTCTTGTAAACCGAAAAGACTGCCAGGCTGTTGTGCATGCCCATCCTACCTACGCCTCAGCCTTTACGGCAATTACCGATAATGGCAAGTGTGCAATCAATACAAAGATGATCGCCGAGTCCTATTATATTCTGGAAGAACCTGAAATGGTCGATTACCGGTTGATGGGGACAGTGTCCCTTGCCCAGCAAGTGGCAAGCAAAGCAATCGATCATGATGTCCTGCTCATGGAAAACCATGGCGCCTTGACTATCGGGAAATCCTTGCTCGAGGCTTTTGACAAAATGGAACTTTTGGAGAGAGCAGCCCAAATGACCGTAATTGCTGCAACAATGGAACGGAAGGGATATACCCTCTCCGATTTGAATGCTAATCGGTGTCAGGAATTGATGCAAATGAAAAACAAAAAATAGAGGAGAACACAATGCTTGATGTTAAGGAACTAAAGCTGAAGGCTTTGGAAATCCGGAAGTTGACAATCGAAGAGATTGGTCATTTCGGATCAGGGCATATCGGTGGCAGCATGTCTATCACTGATTTGTTGACCTATCTGTATTACCATGAAATGAGGGTCGACCCTGCCGATCCCAAGAAGATTGACCGTGACCGTCTCGTTTGTTCAAAAGGCCACGCCGGTCCTGCAGTCTATGCAACCCTGGCCAGTAAAGGATATTTCCCAATTGAAATGCTCATGACCCTCAACCAGGGGGGGACAAAACTCCCCAGTCATTGTGACATGACAAAAACCCCCGGCGTCGATTTTACCGGTGGTTCTCTCGGACAGGGCTTCAGTGCTGCAGTAGGCATCGCCCTTGGCCAGAGAATCCAGAAAATCGAAGCTAATACGTTTGCCATCATCGGTGATGGTGAGAGCCAGGAAGGCCAAATCTGGGAAGCAGCAGAGACTGCAGCCCAATGGAAGCTTGGAAACCTGATTGCCTTTACCGATTTCAATAAGCTCCAGCTGGACGGGCCTACCTCTGATATTGTCAATATGGATAATATCGATACCCGTTGGCTTGGTTTCAACTGGCATGTCCAGAGAATCAACGGACATGATTTCAACCAAATCGACCATGCCGTCCAGGTTGCAAAAACCGTGACCGACAGGCCTAGCATGATTATCATGGATACCATTAAATCCTATGGGTTCATCCCAGGCGAAGGCATCACTGGGAACCATAGCATGGCATTCGATACTGCTACTGCCGAGAAGGCAGTACACGACCTCTATGCACGTGAGGGGGTACAGGAATGAGAGATACAAGTACAATTTCCAATATGCGCGATGCCGTAATGGCTGCTATCAATGATTTGGCTACCGAAAACCAAAAAGTGGTTATGCTTGACGCTGACCTTTCGAGTTGCATTGGCTCAGGTTCTTTTTGTAAGGTTTTCCCCAACAGATTCTATAACTGTGGAATTGCCGAGGCCAATATGATCGGGGTTGCCGCCGGTCTTGCCTCTACAGGCCTGATTCCTTTTGCCCATACCTTCGGCTGTTTTGCCAGTCGCAGGGCCTATGATCAGTTCTTCATTTCCGTAGGGTATACCCATCAGGTAATCCACCTTGTTGGAAGTGACCCCGGTAT
The sequence above is a segment of the Sphaerochaeta pleomorpha str. Grapes genome. Coding sequences within it:
- a CDS encoding proline--tRNA ligase: MRMSTLFSRTLREAPNGADCKGYEYLLRAGFIRQMGAGIFSLLPFGFNATRKIEKVIREEMNAIGGQEILMPLVNPADIWKETGRFYSIDKEMSRFQDRGGRDMVLAMTHEECVTDVARGEIDSYKRLPQLVYQIQTKWRDDPRPRAGLIRVREFTMKDSYSFDRDQEGLDAVYADHYKAYFRIFSRCGLPVIVVGADSGMMGGKISHEYMYLSPIGEDTIITCPECGYTANRQVATFSKEYYTEEMKPTEKVLTPDCKTIEDLCAFLKIEKRQTAKAVFMVGTFINAENGEEQEKLIVGVIRGDMDVEENKLQNAAKANSLRPAHVEEILAGGMVPGFGSPIGAHKDVLVIVDDSVAKSNNLVAGANEEGYHLLNTNFERDYSGMVADIASATSGYTCPTCKGSLVSSKGVEVGNIFQLGTRYSESMNCYFQDVDGVRRPVIMGSYGIGVGRMLACLAENFNDDKGLALPITVAPYQVHLVSLVKDIEVGEKIYKDLSDSGIEVLFDDRKESAGVKFADADLIGLPIRITVGNRSLKEGKVEVKLRSNLEETLSYDLENIVGEIKELIEKLTSDINNNVVEKDWVKA
- a CDS encoding class II aldolase/adducin family protein encodes the protein MDIHQYDEQRRQVAAFMTRLYNRQLTTASGGNISFRINDDLFCITPSALDKASLNYEQIAIVTLEGKNLTENLKLSIETEMHRLILVNRKDCQAVVHAHPTYASAFTAITDNGKCAINTKMIAESYYILEEPEMVDYRLMGTVSLAQQVASKAIDHDVLLMENHGALTIGKSLLEAFDKMELLERAAQMTVIAATMERKGYTLSDLNANRCQELMQMKNKK
- a CDS encoding transketolase — its product is MLDVKELKLKALEIRKLTIEEIGHFGSGHIGGSMSITDLLTYLYYHEMRVDPADPKKIDRDRLVCSKGHAGPAVYATLASKGYFPIEMLMTLNQGGTKLPSHCDMTKTPGVDFTGGSLGQGFSAAVGIALGQRIQKIEANTFAIIGDGESQEGQIWEAAETAAQWKLGNLIAFTDFNKLQLDGPTSDIVNMDNIDTRWLGFNWHVQRINGHDFNQIDHAVQVAKTVTDRPSMIIMDTIKSYGFIPGEGITGNHSMAFDTATAEKAVHDLYAREGVQE